From a region of the Haloferax volcanii DS2 genome:
- a CDS encoding CheF family chemotaxis protein — protein sequence MKPGEQKLGDTRGRFLQVVKNGREMHDVDWTSGRILLSNRRLILAGTGGKRTIQLSKIQEFGGRYDVNQRIATVSDYFSVHIPSGVVLLAPVDYDEFETDFFGALLNTEQFLARHPAVAGGVVQNTEWEKSRLKVETEAVSMATVGGKFVEIRLDDIGDVKTGERTIVDEHRSVIEVEHSDDEGTSLQTYISGSDRAVSFLYTLLREGEELSETSIELSETDKQVLTALYSGVSPFDIPNFLGLDVDEVEELFQRLIDHNVVEEIRVRHEVQLNARGRSIASDAINEQ from the coding sequence ATGAAACCCGGTGAGCAAAAGCTCGGGGACACGCGCGGGCGGTTCCTCCAAGTCGTCAAGAACGGCCGGGAGATGCACGACGTGGACTGGACGAGCGGCCGCATCCTGCTTTCGAACCGGCGGCTCATCCTCGCGGGCACGGGCGGCAAGCGGACGATTCAGCTCTCGAAGATACAGGAGTTCGGCGGCCGGTACGACGTGAACCAACGCATCGCGACCGTCTCCGACTACTTCAGCGTCCACATCCCGTCGGGCGTCGTCCTGCTCGCGCCCGTCGACTACGACGAGTTCGAGACGGACTTCTTCGGCGCGCTCCTCAACACCGAGCAGTTCCTCGCGCGACACCCCGCGGTCGCCGGCGGCGTCGTCCAGAACACCGAGTGGGAGAAATCCCGGCTCAAAGTCGAGACGGAGGCCGTGAGCATGGCGACCGTCGGCGGCAAGTTCGTCGAAATCCGCCTCGACGACATCGGCGACGTGAAGACCGGCGAGCGGACCATCGTCGACGAACACCGCAGCGTCATCGAGGTCGAACACTCCGACGACGAGGGGACGAGCCTCCAGACGTACATCTCCGGCTCCGACCGCGCCGTCAGTTTCCTCTACACGCTCCTCCGCGAGGGCGAGGAGCTTTCGGAGACCTCCATCGAACTGAGCGAGACGGACAAACAGGTCCTCACGGCGCTGTACTCCGGCGTCTCGCCGTTCGACATCCCGAACTTCCTCGGCCTCGACGTGGACGAAGTCGAGGAACTCTTTCAGCGACTCATCGACCACAACGTCGTCGAGGAGATTCGCGTGCGCCACGAGGTGCAACTCAACGCTCGCGGCCGCAGTATCGCGTCGGACGCCATCAACGAGCAGTAG
- a CDS encoding CheR family methyltransferase: MPSSATDDPAFDRLLDYIEDSLQFQTSSYNDAYLDRRISARMRRRRIDDYGSYHDLLTDDEEEQQALLDALSVNVTSFFRNPEVWEALREVLRDLSSRGSRHDPIKIWSAACSDGREAYSLAMLAHDDDRVDERRIEIVGTDIKREILRAARAGEYRASETNDVAEQLDPIGRWERFVDRDDDTFRVKDAVTDMVRFERRDLIREEPPGTFDLVVCRNLFIYINAESKRAVFETLGSALNPDGYLTIGMTETIPPTCRQQFDPVEKRLRIYRASDAAVGR, translated from the coding sequence ATGCCGTCGTCGGCGACCGACGACCCGGCGTTCGACCGGCTCTTGGACTACATCGAAGACTCCCTGCAGTTCCAGACGAGTTCGTACAACGACGCCTACCTCGACCGCCGAATCTCCGCCCGGATGCGGCGACGACGCATCGACGACTACGGGTCGTACCACGACCTCCTCACCGACGACGAGGAAGAACAGCAGGCGCTCCTCGACGCGCTGTCGGTCAACGTGACGAGCTTCTTCCGCAACCCCGAGGTGTGGGAGGCGCTCCGGGAGGTGCTCCGCGACCTGAGTTCGCGGGGGAGCCGCCACGACCCAATCAAGATATGGAGTGCGGCCTGCTCGGACGGCCGCGAGGCCTACTCGCTGGCGATGCTCGCCCACGACGACGACCGAGTCGACGAGCGCCGCATCGAAATCGTCGGCACGGACATCAAACGCGAGATTCTGCGCGCCGCCAGAGCCGGCGAGTACCGCGCCTCCGAGACGAACGACGTGGCCGAACAGCTCGACCCCATCGGCCGCTGGGAGCGCTTCGTCGACCGCGACGACGACACCTTCCGGGTGAAAGACGCCGTCACCGACATGGTCCGCTTCGAGCGGCGGGACCTCATCCGCGAGGAGCCGCCGGGGACGTTCGACCTCGTCGTCTGCCGGAACCTGTTCATCTACATCAACGCCGAGTCGAAGCGCGCCGTCTTCGAGACGCTCGGCTCCGCGCTGAACCCGGACGGCTACCTCACCATCGGCATGACCGAAACCATCCCGCCGACGTGCAGACAGCAGTTCGACCCCGTCGAGAAACGACTCCGCATCTACCGCGCGAGCGACGCCGCGGTCGGGAGGTGA
- a CDS encoding chemotaxis protein CheA has translation MDEELYQAFITESEESITQLNNSLLSLESNPDDTEAIDDIFRQAHTLKGNFGAMGFDNAATVAHAVEDLLDEIRHERLDVTAERMDLVFDGMDLIVDILHDIEENGESTIDPSDTVEEIRAAVEDGGDAGNSNPAASDEADRESVDLGSLAADCVDADALDATTLTHAHVELDAGQMKGVDAGIFLSSIPEDLDVVGANPPRDAIEDGEFGDGFDLFVAERDAAVVESELDGLWKVSAVETTDVSDALAAGDATATASDAPAADSDADAERDASAPDETESSADADADTAGDTGADAATDEQAGDDGSEGDADGAESTDGDDADDADDADDADDADDADEGDGAEQKKEARSISAVKSVRVDVDQLDELHELVEQLVTSRIKLRNAIDVGQTTALDTLDELDKISSNLQNTVMDMRLIPLKKVFDKFPRLVRDLAREQDKRVSFKVEGADIELDRTILDEISDPLMHVLRNAVDHGIEDPDVREANGKSRTGTIRLSARRQHDTVIVTVEDDGSGIDADAVREKAIDKGVATREELDQMPDSEVYDYIFHPGFSTNDEITDVSGRGVGMDVVKTTVESLDGSVSVESDPGEGSTFNIRLPVSVAIIKVLFVQVEDREFGVPIKYIDEISRRDRVQTVNGAEVIVHEETIFPLIRLREALEIDSPEPDDGMVVRIRPDDRQVALHCDGVTKQEEVVVTPLQGPLSGVGGLSGTAVIGDGNVIPILDVSTLQLPADGEQAMREFDPSQLPDTAEEAAD, from the coding sequence ATGGACGAAGAACTCTACCAAGCATTCATCACCGAGAGCGAAGAGAGCATCACGCAGTTGAACAACTCGCTTCTGTCGCTGGAGTCGAACCCGGACGACACCGAGGCCATCGACGACATCTTCCGGCAGGCCCACACGCTGAAGGGGAACTTCGGCGCGATGGGCTTCGACAACGCCGCGACCGTCGCCCACGCCGTCGAGGACCTCCTCGACGAGATTCGCCACGAGCGACTCGACGTGACGGCCGAGCGGATGGACCTCGTCTTCGACGGGATGGACCTCATCGTGGACATCCTCCACGACATCGAGGAGAACGGCGAGTCAACCATCGACCCGAGCGACACGGTCGAGGAGATTCGCGCGGCCGTCGAGGACGGCGGTGACGCGGGAAACTCGAATCCGGCGGCGTCTGACGAGGCCGACCGCGAGTCGGTTGACCTCGGCTCTCTCGCCGCCGACTGCGTCGACGCGGACGCGTTGGACGCGACCACACTCACCCACGCCCACGTCGAACTCGACGCCGGCCAGATGAAGGGCGTCGACGCCGGCATCTTCCTCAGCAGCATTCCCGAGGACCTCGACGTGGTCGGGGCGAACCCGCCCCGCGACGCCATCGAAGACGGCGAGTTCGGCGACGGCTTCGACCTGTTCGTCGCGGAGCGCGACGCCGCCGTCGTCGAAAGCGAACTCGACGGCCTCTGGAAGGTTTCCGCGGTCGAGACGACCGACGTGTCCGACGCGCTCGCCGCCGGGGACGCGACCGCGACTGCAAGCGACGCGCCGGCCGCCGACTCCGACGCGGACGCCGAGAGAGACGCCTCGGCGCCGGACGAGACCGAGTCGAGCGCCGACGCCGACGCTGACACTGCCGGCGACACCGGCGCGGACGCGGCCACCGACGAACAGGCGGGCGACGACGGCTCCGAGGGAGACGCCGACGGAGCCGAATCGACCGACGGCGACGACGCGGACGACGCGGACGACGCGGACGACGCGGACGACGCGGACGACGCGGACGAGGGCGACGGCGCGGAGCAGAAAAAGGAGGCACGCTCCATCTCGGCGGTCAAGTCCGTCCGCGTGGACGTCGACCAACTCGACGAACTCCACGAGCTCGTCGAGCAGTTGGTCACGAGCCGAATCAAGCTCAGAAACGCCATCGACGTGGGTCAGACGACGGCGCTCGACACGCTCGACGAACTGGACAAAATCTCGTCGAACCTCCAGAACACCGTGATGGACATGCGGCTCATCCCGCTGAAGAAGGTGTTCGACAAGTTCCCCCGACTCGTGCGCGACCTCGCCCGCGAGCAGGACAAGCGCGTCTCGTTCAAAGTCGAGGGCGCGGACATCGAACTCGACCGAACCATCCTCGACGAGATTTCCGACCCGCTGATGCACGTCCTCCGGAACGCCGTCGACCACGGCATCGAAGACCCCGACGTTCGCGAGGCGAACGGCAAGTCCCGCACGGGGACCATCCGGCTCTCCGCGCGCCGCCAACACGACACCGTCATCGTGACCGTCGAGGACGACGGGAGCGGCATCGACGCCGACGCCGTCCGCGAGAAGGCAATCGACAAGGGCGTTGCGACCCGCGAGGAACTGGACCAGATGCCCGACAGCGAGGTGTACGACTACATCTTCCATCCCGGCTTCTCGACCAACGACGAAATCACCGACGTGTCCGGCCGCGGCGTCGGCATGGACGTGGTGAAGACGACCGTCGAATCGCTCGACGGCTCGGTGTCGGTCGAGAGCGACCCCGGCGAGGGGAGCACGTTCAACATCCGGCTGCCGGTGTCGGTCGCCATCATCAAGGTGCTTTTCGTTCAGGTCGAAGACCGCGAGTTCGGCGTCCCCATCAAGTACATCGACGAGATTAGCCGCCGCGACCGCGTCCAGACGGTCAACGGCGCGGAGGTCATCGTCCACGAGGAGACCATCTTCCCCCTGATTCGGCTCCGCGAGGCGCTGGAAATCGACTCGCCCGAGCCCGACGACGGGATGGTGGTCCGCATCCGCCCCGACGACAGGCAGGTCGCGCTCCACTGCGACGGCGTGACGAAACAGGAGGAGGTCGTCGTGACGCCCCTCCAAGGGCCGCTGTCGGGCGTCGGCGGGCTGTCGGGGACGGCCGTCATCGGCGATGGGAACGTCATCCCGATCCTCGACGTGTCGACGCTTCAACTTCCCGCCGACGGCGAGCAGGCGATGCGCGAGTTCGACCCGAGCCAGCTCCCCGACACCGCCGAGGAGGCGGCCGACTGA
- a CDS encoding protein-glutamate methylesterase/protein-glutamine glutaminase, whose amino-acid sequence MSSTAGAGPTRAVVVDDSRFMRTLIRTLLEDADVEVVAEAADGREAISVVEENRPDVVTMDIEMPEMNGLDAVEAIMEECPTPVLMLSAHAEEDADVTFEALDRGAVDFVTKPGGEVTSEMPRVKRELVEKIQSAAAVDLSATRRGSRPPKAESKSPATAGSTSAASETTESLPTEGSTLIIGASTGGPNVVERVLAALPAEAGLRVLVVQHMPAGFTKRFAARLDGRCDYEVREAEDGERIGPGQIRIAPGGSHLLVTGDRAGRLRLELSDDEALHGVKPAIDLTMASAAEAVDAPLAGVLLTGMGRDGVEGMTRIERAGGHTVAQDEATSAIFGMPKRAIEAGCVDTVAADGRIADEALSGLTT is encoded by the coding sequence ATGAGTTCGACCGCCGGCGCGGGACCGACGCGAGCGGTCGTCGTCGACGACTCGCGGTTCATGCGGACGCTGATTCGCACGCTCCTCGAAGACGCAGACGTCGAGGTCGTCGCCGAGGCGGCCGACGGCCGCGAGGCGATTTCGGTGGTCGAGGAGAACCGACCGGACGTGGTGACGATGGACATCGAGATGCCCGAGATGAACGGCCTCGACGCGGTCGAGGCCATCATGGAGGAGTGTCCAACGCCCGTCCTCATGCTCTCGGCGCACGCCGAGGAGGACGCCGACGTGACGTTCGAGGCGCTCGACCGGGGGGCGGTCGACTTCGTGACGAAACCGGGCGGCGAAGTCACCTCCGAGATGCCCCGCGTCAAGCGGGAACTGGTCGAGAAGATTCAGTCCGCCGCGGCGGTCGACCTCTCGGCGACGCGCCGGGGCTCTCGCCCACCGAAAGCGGAGTCGAAGTCGCCGGCGACCGCAGGGTCGACATCGGCGGCGTCGGAGACGACCGAGTCGCTCCCGACCGAGGGCTCGACGCTGATTATCGGCGCGTCCACGGGCGGGCCGAACGTCGTCGAACGAGTGCTCGCGGCGCTCCCCGCGGAGGCCGGCCTCCGCGTGCTGGTCGTCCAGCACATGCCGGCCGGCTTCACGAAGCGCTTCGCGGCGCGGCTCGACGGCCGCTGTGACTACGAGGTCCGCGAGGCCGAAGACGGCGAGCGAATCGGCCCCGGACAGATTCGAATCGCACCGGGCGGCTCGCACCTCCTCGTGACCGGCGACCGCGCGGGACGCCTCCGGCTCGAACTCTCCGACGACGAGGCGCTGCACGGCGTCAAACCGGCGATCGACCTCACGATGGCGTCGGCCGCGGAGGCGGTCGACGCGCCGCTAGCCGGCGTCCTGCTCACGGGCATGGGCCGCGACGGCGTCGAGGGGATGACCCGAATCGAGCGGGCGGGCGGCCACACGGTCGCACAAGACGAAGCGACCTCCGCGATCTTCGGAATGCCGAAGCGGGCCATCGAGGCCGGCTGTGTCGACACCGTCGCGGCCGACGGGCGAATCGCGGACGAAGCACTCAGCGGGCTCACTACCTGA
- a CDS encoding chemotaxis protein CheW — translation MRQDAITTEMSADETDAEDSAEEVQVLEFQLGPETYCVDIEYVSEIVDKGQLTAVPNAPDYVEGVMDLRGRTTSIINPKSLLSIDAGGESKRIVIFDPNKFEDEAATGWLVDEVYQVVRVSMDDVEDPPLEKDDSIEGVIKRDGDLVVWISPVHAIE, via the coding sequence ATGCGACAAGATGCAATCACGACCGAGATGAGCGCGGACGAGACCGACGCGGAGGACTCCGCCGAAGAAGTACAGGTGCTGGAATTCCAACTCGGACCGGAGACGTACTGCGTCGACATCGAGTACGTGAGCGAAATCGTCGACAAGGGCCAGCTCACGGCGGTGCCGAACGCGCCGGACTACGTCGAGGGCGTGATGGACCTCCGCGGGCGGACCACGTCCATCATCAATCCGAAGTCGCTTCTCAGCATCGACGCCGGGGGCGAGTCGAAGCGCATCGTCATCTTCGACCCGAACAAGTTCGAAGACGAGGCGGCGACCGGCTGGCTCGTCGACGAGGTGTACCAGGTCGTGCGCGTCTCGATGGACGACGTGGAGGACCCGCCGCTGGAAAAAGACGACTCCATCGAGGGCGTCATCAAGCGCGACGGCGACCTCGTCGTCTGGATTTCGCCGGTGCACGCCATCGAGTAA
- a CDS encoding uracil-xanthine permease family protein yields the protein MVVTDDSSPSSFVQYGIDDKPPLPTALLLGAQHYLTMVGANIAVPLILAGALGMPADVIPRFVGTFFVVSGIATLMQTTFGNRYPIVQGAPFSMLAPALAVIGVATAADQSGVAWQSALLQLQGAIIVAAVVEVFVGYFGLLGRLRKFISPVVIAPTIALIGLSLFNAPQVASATNNWWLLGLTLALIVLFSQYLDTAHPAFKLFPVLLGVIVSYVVAAGLSVAGVIAPGAAGYVNLQTVIEAPALMPIYPLQWGFAGGAGTTTVSLPVVGSVAFGIPQFTTSFIIGMLAGVAASMVESFGDYHAVARLSGVGAPSERRINHGIGMEGAMNVFSAVMGGSGSTSYSENIGAIGLTGVASRYVVQVGAVVMLVMGFVGYFGQLIATIPDPIVGGLYVAMFGQIVAVGLSNLKYVDLDSSRNVFIVGVTMFAGLAVPAYMGNVGSAAAFREGMRQVALVGPVLGTQLVADTVFVIGSTGMAVGGLIAFFFDNTIAGTRAERGLEEWEDTVEDDDDFESALDRFRGDESATAD from the coding sequence ATGGTCGTGACGGACGACTCCTCTCCCTCTTCGTTCGTGCAGTACGGTATCGACGACAAACCGCCTCTTCCGACCGCTCTCCTTCTCGGCGCCCAACACTACCTCACCATGGTGGGCGCGAACATCGCCGTTCCCCTCATCCTCGCCGGAGCCCTCGGCATGCCCGCCGACGTGATTCCGCGGTTCGTCGGGACGTTCTTCGTCGTCTCCGGCATCGCGACGCTGATGCAGACGACGTTCGGGAACCGCTACCCCATCGTGCAGGGCGCGCCCTTCTCGATGCTCGCGCCGGCGCTCGCCGTCATCGGCGTGGCGACGGCGGCCGACCAGTCGGGCGTCGCGTGGCAGAGCGCGCTCTTGCAACTCCAGGGCGCGATTATCGTCGCGGCCGTCGTCGAGGTGTTCGTCGGCTACTTCGGCCTGCTCGGACGCCTCCGGAAGTTCATCTCGCCGGTCGTCATCGCGCCGACCATCGCGCTCATCGGGCTGTCGTTGTTCAACGCCCCGCAGGTCGCGTCCGCCACGAACAACTGGTGGCTCCTCGGCCTGACGCTCGCGCTCATCGTCCTGTTCTCGCAGTATCTCGACACCGCGCACCCGGCGTTCAAGCTGTTCCCGGTGCTGCTCGGCGTCATCGTCTCGTACGTCGTCGCCGCCGGCCTCTCGGTCGCGGGCGTCATCGCGCCCGGCGCGGCGGGTTACGTGAACCTCCAGACGGTCATCGAGGCCCCGGCGCTCATGCCCATCTACCCGCTTCAGTGGGGCTTCGCGGGCGGCGCGGGGACGACGACCGTCTCGCTCCCCGTCGTGGGGTCGGTCGCCTTCGGCATCCCGCAGTTCACGACCTCCTTTATCATCGGGATGCTCGCCGGCGTCGCGGCCTCGATGGTCGAATCGTTCGGTGACTACCACGCCGTCGCCCGGCTCTCGGGCGTCGGCGCGCCCTCCGAGCGCCGCATCAATCACGGCATCGGCATGGAGGGCGCGATGAACGTCTTCTCGGCCGTCATGGGCGGCAGCGGCTCGACCTCCTACTCCGAGAACATCGGCGCAATCGGCCTGACGGGCGTGGCCTCCCGCTACGTCGTGCAGGTCGGGGCGGTCGTGATGCTCGTCATGGGCTTCGTCGGCTACTTCGGCCAGCTTATCGCGACGATTCCCGACCCCATCGTCGGCGGCCTCTACGTCGCCATGTTCGGCCAAATCGTCGCCGTCGGCCTCTCGAACCTGAAGTACGTCGACCTCGACTCCTCCCGGAACGTGTTCATCGTCGGCGTCACCATGTTCGCCGGTCTCGCCGTCCCCGCCTACATGGGGAACGTCGGAAGCGCGGCGGCGTTCCGCGAGGGGATGCGACAGGTCGCGCTCGTCGGCCCCGTCCTCGGGACCCAACTCGTCGCCGACACCGTCTTCGTCATCGGTTCGACCGGCATGGCAGTCGGCGGCCTCATCGCCTTCTTCTTCGACAACACCATCGCGGGGACCCGCGCCGAACGCGGCCTCGAAGAGTGGGAAGACACCGTCGAAGACGACGACGATTTCGAGTCGGCGCTGGACCGCTTCCGCGGCGACGAGTCCGCGACGGCCGACTGA
- a CDS encoding DUF5059 domain-containing protein, which translates to MEYSRRRLLQTTGLAVAAAGLAGCNGRSSDETTTAAETDSETETAAETTTEDAESSVSVDAAVAVAAEWNAMRARLYDTVALAAAGRLGTAARVTGDVFARFEQSSGEWGAHEQLEATNEQNYETFESHLGGAREAYAAGDAERGSDLAVQAADNLLAAQRGRVDAAVVDALEVLLFGARARDAGLLAAAGEVDAAAELANAVYEDFEDAPAHSSLESASGELYETFEAAVEGAADAGDAETIAASARTAADATVDASYELAPEAVAGASHLALMQAVGFDAEVLAGLGGPGDEFAHAAALSLYRARAADVPRLVAAGEADFAATVASDVFAHFEGARAHEALEEADHDAYEGFEGGLESLTEAAESGDGAAAEEAVATVDENLLAGISALVGGEAATVLEAAFFRARLGDARELVAVGETDRAAAVGESLFARFEENEANLHESVEEESEELYHRFEEEHLAGLVEDAAAGNADAAAAHAEGAMDALFEFEAAVGATAEVSAAEAAFFGARGFDAAALAQVGASARAGSVVQSTFAFFESGAGGYHETLEEADHDLYESFEGALGSVRTAAEEGGDAYGAAKTYGQKAVDSMYAVVATAAADAGLGAAASERMTGVFQTFEEARVHEALEGADRDAYESFEAALSDYVDALADGSEVDAAAEAYATATARAQFAVVGEVGKAPEAGSSEDGGSADAALSGGPNVVEGVPEDADHVVEMSAVAFEPAELTVSAGDTVAFEHVGGEAHSVTAYGDELPEGAAYWASGGFESREAAETGWSEGKGAVQSGQSYVHTFETAGEHAYYCVPHEAAGMTGTIVVEE; encoded by the coding sequence ATGGAATACAGCAGACGACGTCTCTTGCAGACGACGGGGCTCGCAGTCGCGGCCGCGGGGCTCGCGGGCTGCAACGGCCGATCGAGCGATGAGACGACCACCGCCGCCGAGACCGATTCGGAGACGGAGACCGCGGCCGAAACGACCACCGAGGACGCCGAGTCGTCGGTGAGCGTCGACGCCGCCGTCGCCGTCGCGGCCGAGTGGAACGCGATGCGCGCCCGCCTCTACGACACCGTCGCGCTGGCCGCCGCGGGGCGACTGGGTACCGCCGCCCGCGTCACCGGCGACGTGTTCGCCCGCTTCGAGCAGTCTTCGGGCGAGTGGGGCGCACACGAGCAGTTGGAGGCGACGAACGAACAGAACTACGAGACGTTCGAATCGCACCTCGGCGGCGCGAGAGAGGCGTACGCCGCCGGCGACGCCGAGCGCGGGTCGGACCTCGCCGTGCAGGCGGCCGACAACCTGCTTGCGGCCCAGCGCGGCCGCGTCGACGCCGCCGTGGTCGACGCGCTGGAGGTCCTGCTGTTCGGCGCTCGCGCCCGCGACGCCGGCCTGCTCGCCGCGGCCGGCGAGGTCGACGCCGCGGCCGAACTGGCGAACGCGGTGTACGAGGACTTCGAGGACGCGCCCGCCCACTCGTCGCTGGAGTCCGCCTCGGGCGAACTGTACGAGACGTTCGAGGCGGCCGTCGAGGGCGCGGCCGACGCTGGCGACGCCGAGACCATCGCCGCCTCGGCCCGGACCGCCGCCGACGCGACGGTCGACGCGAGCTACGAACTCGCTCCCGAGGCGGTCGCGGGCGCGAGTCACCTCGCGCTCATGCAGGCGGTCGGCTTCGACGCCGAGGTGCTCGCCGGGCTCGGCGGTCCCGGCGACGAGTTCGCCCACGCGGCCGCGCTGTCGCTCTACCGCGCCCGCGCCGCCGACGTGCCACGGCTGGTCGCCGCGGGCGAGGCCGACTTCGCCGCGACGGTCGCGAGCGACGTGTTCGCCCACTTCGAAGGCGCGCGAGCGCACGAGGCGTTAGAGGAGGCCGACCACGACGCCTACGAGGGCTTCGAGGGCGGGCTGGAATCGCTGACCGAGGCCGCCGAATCGGGCGACGGTGCGGCGGCCGAGGAGGCGGTGGCGACGGTGGACGAGAACCTGCTCGCGGGAATCTCGGCGCTCGTCGGCGGCGAGGCCGCGACGGTGCTCGAAGCGGCGTTCTTCCGCGCCCGCCTCGGCGACGCCCGCGAGCTGGTCGCCGTCGGCGAGACGGACCGCGCCGCCGCCGTCGGTGAATCCCTCTTCGCCCGGTTCGAAGAGAACGAGGCGAACCTCCACGAGTCCGTCGAAGAGGAGTCCGAAGAGCTCTATCACCGCTTCGAAGAGGAGCATCTCGCCGGCCTCGTCGAGGACGCGGCCGCCGGCAACGCCGACGCCGCCGCGGCCCACGCCGAGGGCGCGATGGACGCGCTGTTCGAGTTCGAGGCGGCCGTCGGCGCGACCGCCGAAGTGTCGGCCGCGGAGGCCGCGTTCTTCGGTGCCCGCGGATTCGACGCCGCCGCGCTCGCGCAGGTCGGCGCGTCGGCCCGCGCCGGCTCGGTCGTCCAGTCCACCTTCGCCTTCTTCGAGAGCGGCGCGGGCGGCTATCACGAGACCTTGGAAGAGGCCGACCACGACCTCTACGAGTCGTTCGAGGGCGCGCTCGGCTCAGTCCGAACCGCGGCCGAGGAGGGCGGCGACGCCTACGGCGCGGCCAAGACCTACGGTCAGAAGGCGGTCGATTCGATGTACGCCGTCGTCGCCACCGCGGCCGCGGACGCCGGCCTCGGAGCCGCCGCCTCGGAGCGCATGACCGGCGTCTTCCAGACGTTCGAGGAGGCCCGCGTCCACGAGGCCTTAGAGGGGGCCGACCGCGACGCCTACGAGAGCTTCGAGGCGGCGCTGTCCGACTACGTCGACGCGTTAGCGGACGGAAGCGAAGTCGACGCCGCCGCAGAAGCGTACGCGACGGCGACCGCCCGCGCCCAGTTCGCCGTCGTCGGTGAAGTCGGCAAGGCCCCCGAGGCGGGCAGCTCCGAAGACGGCGGCTCCGCCGACGCGGCGCTGTCCGGCGGGCCGAACGTCGTCGAGGGCGTCCCCGAGGACGCCGACCACGTCGTAGAGATGTCCGCCGTCGCGTTCGAGCCGGCGGAACTGACGGTATCGGCCGGTGACACCGTCGCGTTCGAGCACGTCGGCGGCGAGGCCCACTCGGTCACGGCCTACGGCGACGAACTCCCCGAGGGAGCGGCGTACTGGGCCTCAGGCGGCTTCGAGTCCCGAGAAGCGGCCGAGACCGGCTGGAGCGAAGGGAAGGGCGCGGTCCAGTCTGGCCAGTCCTACGTCCACACCTTCGAGACGGCCGGCGAGCACGCGTACTACTGCGTGCCTCACGAGGCCGCGGGCATGACGGGTACTATCGTCGTCGAGGAGTAG
- a CDS encoding metal-dependent hydrolase, with translation MYRFGHWGVSLLVFAPLGFALVQAGRPELAFVAGAAMCWLAMLPDYDMRVPGISHRGPTHTVLFAALVGGVGGGGAYLLASNAGQPEAAATTLGAFGFAVGALTVLAHLAADVLTPAGIRPLWPLSSRKFTLSLWTADNTVANYGLFAVGVFAVAAAAYLSVAL, from the coding sequence ATGTACCGATTCGGTCACTGGGGCGTCTCGCTCCTCGTGTTCGCTCCGCTCGGCTTCGCGCTCGTGCAGGCCGGCCGCCCCGAACTCGCCTTCGTCGCCGGCGCGGCGATGTGCTGGCTGGCGATGCTCCCCGACTACGACATGCGCGTCCCCGGCATCTCCCACCGCGGGCCGACCCACACCGTCCTCTTCGCCGCCCTCGTCGGCGGCGTCGGCGGCGGCGGGGCGTACCTCCTCGCCAGCAACGCGGGCCAACCCGAGGCCGCGGCGACGACCCTCGGCGCGTTCGGCTTCGCCGTGGGCGCGCTCACCGTCCTCGCGCACCTCGCGGCCGACGTGCTGACGCCCGCCGGCATCCGCCCCCTGTGGCCGCTTTCGTCCCGGAAGTTCACGCTCTCGCTGTGGACCGCGGACAACACCGTCGCCAACTACGGCCTGTTCGCCGTCGGCGTGTTCGCCGTGGCGGCGGCGGCGTACCTCTCGGTCGCGCTCTGA
- a CDS encoding peroxidase-related enzyme (This protein belongs to a clade of uncharacterized proteins related to peroxidases such as the alkylhydroperoxidase AhpD.) encodes MDDDAMRRFPVPDRDDLPDDLRERIDDETERAGFTPNVFAAFAYKPSHFRPFFEYHDALVEDTDLERHEVEMIIVAVSGVNHCYYCNVAHGALVRIYAKDPLLADQLVANYRTADIPEKHKTMLDVAVKLTESPVEVGGDDLQRLRDAGFSEEAIWDIGAVTAFFNLSNRMAMFADMRPNEEFHTLGREPRDD; translated from the coding sequence ATGGACGACGACGCCATGCGCCGCTTTCCGGTGCCCGACCGCGACGACCTCCCGGACGACCTGCGCGAGCGCATCGACGACGAGACCGAGCGCGCCGGCTTCACGCCGAACGTCTTCGCCGCGTTCGCGTACAAACCCTCGCACTTCCGGCCCTTCTTCGAGTACCACGACGCGCTCGTCGAGGACACCGACCTCGAACGCCACGAGGTGGAGATGATTATCGTGGCCGTCTCCGGCGTCAACCACTGTTACTACTGCAACGTCGCCCACGGCGCGCTGGTCCGCATCTACGCGAAAGACCCGCTGCTCGCGGACCAACTGGTCGCCAACTACCGCACCGCCGACATCCCCGAGAAACACAAGACGATGCTCGACGTGGCGGTCAAACTCACCGAGTCGCCCGTCGAGGTCGGCGGAGACGACCTCCAGCGACTCCGCGACGCCGGCTTCTCCGAGGAGGCGATATGGGACATCGGCGCGGTTACCGCCTTCTTCAACCTCAGCAATCGCATGGCGATGTTCGCCGATATGCGGCCGAACGAGGAGTTTCACACTCTCGGCCGAGAGCCGCGCGACGACTGA